One segment of Chlorocebus sabaeus isolate Y175 chromosome 24, mChlSab1.0.hap1, whole genome shotgun sequence DNA contains the following:
- the WDR89 gene encoding WD repeat-containing protein 89 has translation MEKIEEQFANLHIVKSSSGTKEPTYLLGIDTSKTVQAGTENLAAVLCSNGSIRIYDKERLNVLREFSGYPGLLNGVRFANSCDSVYSACTDGTVKCWDARVAREKPVQLFKGYPSNIFISFDINCNDHIICAGTEKVDDDALLVFWDARMNSQDLSTTKDPLGAYSETHSDDVTQVRFHPSNPNMVVSGSSDGLVNVFDINVDNEEDALVTTCNSVSSVSCIGWSGKGYKQIYCMTHDEGFYWWDLNHLDTDEPVTRLNIQDVREAVNMKEDSLDYLIGGLYHEKTDTLHVIGGTNTGRIHLMNCSTSGLTHVTSLQGGHAATVRSFCWNVQDDSLLTGGEDAQLLLWKPGAIEKTFTKKESMKIASSVHQRVRVHSNDSYKRRKKQ, from the coding sequence AGACTGTCCAAGCAGGAACGGAAAACTTGGCTGCTGTTTTATGTTCTAATGGATCAATCAGAATATATGATAAAGAAAGGTTAAATGTACTACGAGAATTTAGTGGATATCCTGGACTTCTTAATGGAGTCAGATTTGCAAATTCCTGTGATAGTGTATATTCAGCATGTACTGATGGCACTGTGAAATGTTGGGATGCTCGAGTAGCCAGAGAAAAACCTGTTCAGCTCTTCAAGGGTTACCCTTCCaatatttttatcagttttgatATTAATTGTAATGATCATATTATTTGTGCTGGTACAGAAAAAGTTGATGATGATGCATTGTTGGTGTTTTGGGATGCAAGGATGAATTCTCAGGATTTATCTACAACTAAAGACCCACTTGGTGCATATTCAGAGACACATAGTGATGATGTCACTCAAGTACGTTTCCATCCCAGCAATCCCAACATGGTAGTCTCAGGTTCATCTGATGGCCTGGTAAATGTATTTGATATTAATGTTGATAATGAGGAGGATGCACTGGTTACAACCTGTAACTCAGTTTCATCAGTAAGCTGTATTGGTTGGTCTGGGAAAGGTTATAAACAGATTTACTGCATGACACATGATGAAGGATTTTATTGGTGGGATCTTAATCATCTGGATACTGATGAACCAGTTACACGTTTGAACATCCAGGATGTCAGAGAGGCAGTTAACATGAAAGAAGATTCTTTGGACTATTTGATTGGTGGCCTGTACCATGAAAAGACAGACACATTGCATGTTATTGGAGGAACAAACACAGGAAGGATTCACTTGATGAACTGCAGCACGTCAGGACTGACTCATGTGACTAGCCTTCAGGGAGGGCATGCTGCTACAGTCCGTTCTTTCTGTTGGAATGTGCAAGATGATTCTTTGTTGACTGGAGGAGAAGATGCACAGTTGTTACTTTGGAAACCTGGAGCTATagagaagacctttactaagaaAGAGAGCATGAAAATAGCATCCTCTGTGCACCAACGAGTACGAGTTCATAGTAATGATtcttataaaagaaggaaaaagcagtGA